The nucleotide sequence CGGACACTGCGCCTGTTTCTGCGAGAAAAATCGCTGTTGCCCTTTGTGCTCATTCCCCTGGCGATCAACACGGTGCTGGGCATCACGCTGTATACGCTCGGCGTGCGGTGGGGATTGCGCCTCGTCGATACCTGGGTGCTGCAGCTCACGACCTGGCTCGAACCCGCCTGGTTGGATACCACAGTGCAAATCCTGGCCCCGGTGGTTCAGGGCGTCCTGATTTTGCTGTTGTTCATCGTGTTGGGATTTGTGCTGCTGCAATTTGGCACCATTCTCGGTTCACCCTTTTACGGGCAAATGTCGGAAAAGATTGAACTGCTGCGGTCTGGCCAGCTAGAACGGCCCGAATCACTGGGAGCCGGAGCGATTTTTATTGACATCTGGCGGGCCATTTTGTTTGAGCTCAAAAAGCTGCTGCTGTTAGCGTTCATTGGCCTACCGCTATTGCTCTGCAACTTTATTCCCGGTGTCGGCACGCTGATCGCCACCAGCGGCGGCATTGCCCTCGCCTGTCTGCTGATCTGTCTCGATATGTTTGATGCCCCGTTGGAACGTCGCCGCCTCAAGTTTCGCCAAAAGTTAGGCATTGTCTTTCGCGGCTTACCGGCCAGCGGCAGCTTTGCCTTCGCCTGTTTTTTCCTGGTCAGCATTCCGTTTATGAATTTGTTAGCGATTCCGGTCTGTGTGGCTTCGGGAACGCTGTTTTTCTGCGATCGCATCCTCCAACCGCTGCCCGAGGAGGCGTCTTCGAAAGCGTCTTCCTGAGTGGCTGGGTGATGGGGTGGTTAGGTAGCTGGGTAGTTGGGTGGCTGGGTAGCTGAGTGGCTGGGTGATGGGGTGGTTGGGTAGTTGGGTAGTTGGGTAGTTGGGTAGCGGTAAGTCAGCCGATAGGACTTGATCCCTGAGCAATTGAAATGCGTTAATAGAATTCTCTAAAAGCATAGACACAGCCCCGTATCTAAACTCTCACACCTGCCACCCTGCCACCCTCACACCCTGCCACCCTCGCACCCTGCCACCCTCATACCCTCGCACCCTGCTACCCTCACACCCTGCCACTCCCCACTACCCCCTCACACTCCCCCACCCTGTCCATGACCTTTGCGATCGACTTTGGCACTAGCAACACCGTCATTACCCGCTGGAACAGCGCTACCCAAGTCCCTGAAGTGATTTCTTTGCCGGGATTGGCTCAGAAAATTGGCCAAAATCCGCCTTTGGTGCCATCGCTGGCCTATATCAAAGATGCGGCGGCGGGCAGCGTCCAGATTGGCCAACAGGTGCGCGATCGCGGGTTGGATGTGAGCAGCGATCGACGATTTTTTCGCAATTTCAAACGCGGCATTGGCACCTCGATCCAGGGCTTTTTGCCCGAGTTGGATGGGCAAACCGTATCCTTTGAGCAAATCGGCAGTTGGTTCTTGACTGAGGTCATTGCCACCCTACAAACCCGAGAAGGCACCGCCGATGCCCTCGTTTTCACGGTGCCCGTGGACAGCTTTGAGGTGTACCGCAACTGGCTGGGGCAAACCTGTGAAGCGCTTGATTTGCAACAGGTGCGGATGTTGGATGAACCGACGGCAGCGGCGCTCGGCTACGGCATTCAGCAAGAAGAAACGGTGCTGGTGATGGACTTTGGGGGCGGCACGCTGGACTTTTCCCTGGTGGAGTTGGCGATCGCCGCTGACCGCAAACCCCTGGGCTTTATTCTGCGCTGGGGCAACAAGTCCCTGGCCGAATCCTCCTCGCAAAAGCCCCAGCGGGCCAAGGTGCTCGCCAAAGCCGGAGAAAACCTGGGCGGTGCGGACATCGATAATTGGCTGGCCGACTACTTTCACGAACAGCAAGGTATTGGGGTGACGCCCCTCACGCAACGATTGGTCGAGCGGCTGAAAATCCAGCTGTCGGACAAGGCCCAGGCGACGGAGAGCTTCTTTGACGACGAAACCCTGGACAGTCTTACCCTCAAGCTGGATCGCGCCACTTTTGAAGACATTCTGCGGCAGCGACAGTTTTTCGAGCGGTTGGATGGCTGCATGGAGCAAATCTTGCAGCAGGGACGCCGCCAGGGCATCAGTATTCAAGATATTGACGCCGTGTTGTTGGTCGGTGGCACGGCCCAAATTCCCGCCGTGCAACAGTGGCTGGCTGGCTATTTTCCATCGGAGAAGATTCGCGGAGATCGCCCCTTTACCGCCGTCGCCGAAGGAGCCTTGCAAGTGCAGCAAGGCATCGAACTCACCGACTTTCTGTATCACAGCTATGGCATCCGCTATTGGGATCGCCGCAACCGTCGTCACGGCTGGCAACCCATCATTCGCTCGGGCCAGCCTTACCCCTCGCCCGCACCGGTCGAGATGGTGCTGGGGGCTTCCACCGACAATCAGCCCAGCATTGAGCTGGTAATTGGTGAACTGGGCAACGAAGACGCCCTGGTTACGACGGAAGTGTTTTTTGAGGGCGATCGCCTGGTCACTCGCCAAACCCAAAAAGACGCCCAACAGATACAGCCCCTCAATGACACCGGAGCCGGACGCACCATTGCCAAGTTGGACCCGCTGGGCGTGCCGGGCAGCGATCGCATTCGCGTCCAGTTTGCCGTGGATGGCGATCGCACCTTACGCATTACTGTCGACGACATCCTCACCGGGGATACCCTGGTCGAAAATCGCCCCGTCGTGCAACTGAGCTAAGCGGAAGCAGGTCTAGCTCAGCAACAGCCATTATTAATGTGGGTTTACGATGGGGAGAACTGTGCCAGCAAATTTCAGGCGAGAAAAATTCAAAATTCAACCCTCTTGTTCTCACCCACAAAATCCTCAGATCTAAAGACAGTAATTAGCCCTAACAAAACACTTTCCAAAAGAATTTCAGAGGCTGACAACGGCGACCCTTTTGATTAGCCAGGAATCATGTCAAAGCTGATGAATAGTGGCGATAAGATTTATCGCGATCGCTCGCCGCTTGTCCAAATGCTCACAATCACAGCGTTATATTGAAGATACGAAAAGGGTGCTGAATCAGTTTAATTAAGTTTAAAAACAGCCGTCAAAACATAAACGGGAGGTGCCGCGATGCTGTCACCTTTGAAGGAACAACCTTTAACCTACAATCTATTCCCACCGATCGCTGATCCCTGGACGTTACCGTTGGAATCGGCGTCCCACTTTGCCACATGGCCTCGGTCAGTGCCCCTCGACCCTAGTCACGAATTAACGGGCATGCCACTGCCAGAAATGTTGATGCCAGAGGGCGTGCCGGGAGTACCTTGCTTGTCGGCCCCCTTTTCAAGCCAAAGTGCGATCGCGATCCTGTTAGCCGATGAACTCAAATTGGCACCGACAGCTGATGATTCCTTGCGGCGGGGAGTGGAAGATGCGATCGCGGTTTTGACCGCAGGGACAGCTTGAAGCGATGACCGTGCAGTGATGCAGAGTGTATCGAAGGTGAGCCATCCTCTTCGGTCATTAGCTATGGTCTAGCCACTGGCGCTGAATTTACGAGAGACCCGATGAAAGTTGCCGACATTATGACGTGCCCGGTTGTGACGATTCACAATACGGCCCCCGTTGCTGCTGCCGCCAAATTAATGCAGCAACGCCAGATTCAGGCGCT is from Leptolyngbya iicbica LK and encodes:
- a CDS encoding EI24 domain-containing protein, which encodes MEKLETQNRLRPRGGGIPGILLGFTYPLRTLRLFLREKSLLPFVLIPLAINTVLGITLYTLGVRWGLRLVDTWVLQLTTWLEPAWLDTTVQILAPVVQGVLILLLFIVLGFVLLQFGTILGSPFYGQMSEKIELLRSGQLERPESLGAGAIFIDIWRAILFELKKLLLLAFIGLPLLLCNFIPGVGTLIATSGGIALACLLICLDMFDAPLERRRLKFRQKLGIVFRGLPASGSFAFACFFLVSIPFMNLLAIPVCVASGTLFFCDRILQPLPEEASSKASS
- a CDS encoding Hsp70 family protein, which translates into the protein MTFAIDFGTSNTVITRWNSATQVPEVISLPGLAQKIGQNPPLVPSLAYIKDAAAGSVQIGQQVRDRGLDVSSDRRFFRNFKRGIGTSIQGFLPELDGQTVSFEQIGSWFLTEVIATLQTREGTADALVFTVPVDSFEVYRNWLGQTCEALDLQQVRMLDEPTAAALGYGIQQEETVLVMDFGGGTLDFSLVELAIAADRKPLGFILRWGNKSLAESSSQKPQRAKVLAKAGENLGGADIDNWLADYFHEQQGIGVTPLTQRLVERLKIQLSDKAQATESFFDDETLDSLTLKLDRATFEDILRQRQFFERLDGCMEQILQQGRRQGISIQDIDAVLLVGGTAQIPAVQQWLAGYFPSEKIRGDRPFTAVAEGALQVQQGIELTDFLYHSYGIRYWDRRNRRHGWQPIIRSGQPYPSPAPVEMVLGASTDNQPSIELVIGELGNEDALVTTEVFFEGDRLVTRQTQKDAQQIQPLNDTGAGRTIAKLDPLGVPGSDRIRVQFAVDGDRTLRITVDDILTGDTLVENRPVVQLS